From a region of the Pseudoxanthomonas sp. X-1 genome:
- a CDS encoding Dyp-type peroxidase gives MVGSGWDRVPIDSQSIDAPLSRAAVFLTLTVAEGHEALQAVAGVLDGLDDLIKTVGFRDLNGRLSCITALGSALWDRFQTGKRPKELRPFVPIEGAKHTAPATPGDLFFHIRAEREDLCFEFERLLLDQLGSSVTVADEVVGFRYFDSRDLLGFVDGTANPTGHDIGASTLVGSEDQAFAGGSYLVVQKYLHQMQPWARLAKDEQERIIGREIVSNVELPDATSGQKSHKTLATIVDDDGTEHDILRDNMPFGRPGQGEYGTYFIGYSRHLWVTQKMLERMFLGDPPGMHDRLLDFSTAHTGAVFFAPAPRTLSELVEAVQA, from the coding sequence ATGGTTGGAAGTGGTTGGGATCGAGTACCAATTGACTCGCAAAGCATCGATGCGCCGCTGTCGCGCGCGGCGGTGTTTCTCACGTTGACAGTCGCCGAGGGCCACGAGGCCCTTCAGGCGGTCGCCGGCGTCTTGGACGGGCTGGACGACCTGATCAAAACGGTGGGCTTCCGCGATCTCAACGGCCGGCTGTCGTGCATCACTGCACTGGGATCGGCGCTATGGGACCGTTTCCAGACCGGGAAGCGCCCGAAGGAACTACGGCCCTTCGTGCCCATCGAGGGTGCCAAGCACACCGCGCCTGCCACGCCCGGCGACCTGTTCTTTCACATCCGTGCCGAACGCGAGGACCTCTGTTTTGAATTCGAGCGCCTGCTGCTGGACCAACTGGGCAGCAGCGTGACGGTGGCCGACGAGGTGGTCGGTTTTCGCTACTTCGACTCCCGCGACCTGCTTGGCTTTGTCGATGGCACGGCCAACCCGACCGGGCACGACATCGGCGCCTCGACGCTGGTCGGCAGTGAAGATCAGGCGTTCGCCGGCGGCAGCTACTTGGTGGTGCAGAAGTATCTGCACCAAATGCAGCCGTGGGCTCGGCTCGCCAAGGACGAGCAAGAGCGGATCATCGGCCGGGAGATCGTCAGCAATGTCGAATTGCCCGACGCGACGAGCGGCCAGAAATCGCACAAGACCCTCGCCACGATCGTGGACGACGACGGCACCGAGCACGACATCCTGCGCGACAACATGCCCTTCGGCCGCCCCGGCCAGGGCGAATATGGCACCTACTTCATCGGCTACTCCAGGCATCTGTGGGTGACGCAGAAGATGCTGGAGCGCATGTTCCTCGGCGATCCGCCAGGCATGCACGACCGCCTGCTCGATTTCTCGACGGCGCACACCGGCGCCGTGTTCTTCGCTCCCGCACCGCGCACGCTGAGCGAACTCGTGGAGGCGGTGCAAGCGTAA
- a CDS encoding helix-turn-helix transcriptional regulator → MQKSTIQPGRPSGTSTYESESALAFGQAVRAARVAQGVAQDEFASRASISRSHMGKIERGEHVPTLPLILKISTALGISAADLMTATERNLRADTDP, encoded by the coding sequence ATGCAGAAATCAACAATTCAGCCAGGCCGTCCTTCTGGCACATCGACGTATGAATCCGAGTCGGCGTTAGCCTTCGGACAGGCCGTGCGCGCTGCGCGCGTCGCTCAAGGAGTCGCGCAAGACGAGTTCGCATCTCGGGCAAGCATTTCGCGTTCTCACATGGGTAAGATCGAGCGTGGTGAGCACGTGCCCACGCTTCCGCTCATACTGAAAATTTCTACGGCACTTGGAATAAGCGCGGCTGACCTGATGACGGCGACCGAACGCAATCTGCGTGCCGACACTGATCCCTGA
- a CDS encoding substrate-binding domain-containing protein, translating to MHDATSQFSHFRLAIAPGVPSSCLTTLLALQRAEEPEVTITFFETSADDLLTGLEEGRYDAGMTLRNAGAPAVKSQPLWVENVAVAVPLGSPLVAQAKITLAELLDYPVFRWPAEACLLLDQRLSFLPLSQQSIQHVTSFEMMALWVTAGYGVGLSAQSRIERAHAWGITMRPLSDGPYEIVTYLQRPHGRANVVSERFEHRAMLVARDRAACSNTP from the coding sequence ATGCATGACGCCACCAGCCAGTTTTCCCATTTCAGGCTTGCTATCGCGCCCGGAGTGCCATCCTCTTGCCTCACAACGCTTCTTGCCCTACAGCGCGCGGAGGAACCAGAAGTCACCATCACGTTCTTTGAGACCTCAGCCGATGATCTGTTGACGGGCCTTGAGGAAGGCCGCTACGACGCTGGAATGACGCTTCGGAACGCTGGTGCTCCGGCCGTGAAAAGCCAACCGCTCTGGGTGGAGAACGTGGCTGTTGCAGTGCCGCTGGGGTCCCCCTTAGTTGCCCAGGCGAAGATCACGCTTGCCGAGCTTCTGGACTATCCGGTGTTTCGCTGGCCGGCGGAGGCTTGCCTACTGCTGGATCAGCGACTGTCCTTTCTTCCGTTGAGCCAGCAGAGCATTCAGCACGTGACTTCGTTCGAGATGATGGCGCTTTGGGTGACCGCTGGCTACGGAGTGGGGCTCTCCGCGCAATCGCGCATTGAGCGTGCCCATGCGTGGGGGATCACTATGCGACCGCTTTCAGACGGCCCCTACGAGATCGTGACATATCTGCAGCGGCCCCACGGACGAGCCAATGTTGTTTCTGAGCGGTTCGAGCACAGGGCAATGTTGGTTGCCAGGGACAGGGCGGCTTGCTCGAATACCCCATAG